A region from the Citrobacter telavivensis genome encodes:
- the araH gene encoding L-arabinose ABC transporter permease AraH: MSSVTTSGSGAPKSPSPFSLGRIWDQYGMLVVFAVLFLACAIFVPNFATFINMKGLGLAISMSGMVACGMLFCLASGDFDLSVASVIACAGVTTAVVINMTESLWIGVGAGLLLGVLCGLVNGFVIAQLKINALITTLATMQIVRGLAYIISDGKAVGIEDERFFTLGYANWFGLPAPIWLTVGCLIIFGLLLNKTTFGRNTLAIGGNEEAARLAGVPVVRTKIIIFVLSGLVSAAAGIILASRMTSGQPMTSIGYELIVISACVLGGVSLKGGIGKISYVVAGVLILGTVENAMNLLNISPFAQYVVRGLILLAAVIFDRYKQKAKRTI, translated from the coding sequence ATGTCTTCCGTAACTACTTCCGGATCGGGCGCGCCAAAGTCGCCGTCACCTTTTAGCCTCGGACGTATCTGGGACCAGTACGGCATGCTGGTGGTGTTTGCCGTCCTGTTCCTGGCCTGCGCCATTTTTGTGCCAAACTTCGCGACATTCATCAATATGAAAGGGCTGGGGCTGGCGATCTCCATGTCGGGCATGGTGGCCTGCGGCATGTTGTTTTGCCTGGCGTCAGGGGATTTCGACCTGTCCGTGGCGTCGGTGATTGCCTGCGCCGGGGTGACCACGGCGGTGGTCATCAATATGACCGAAAGCCTGTGGATCGGCGTGGGGGCGGGCCTGTTGCTGGGGGTGCTGTGCGGACTGGTCAACGGCTTCGTGATTGCACAACTGAAGATCAACGCCCTGATCACCACGCTGGCAACGATGCAAATCGTCCGCGGCCTGGCGTATATCATTTCTGACGGTAAAGCGGTGGGGATTGAAGACGAGCGCTTCTTTACTCTCGGTTACGCCAACTGGTTCGGCTTACCGGCCCCGATCTGGCTCACGGTGGGCTGCCTGATCATCTTTGGCTTGCTGTTAAACAAAACCACCTTCGGGCGCAACACGCTGGCAATTGGGGGCAACGAAGAAGCGGCGCGTCTGGCAGGGGTTCCGGTGGTGCGCACGAAGATCATTATTTTCGTGCTCTCCGGTCTGGTCTCTGCGGCAGCCGGGATTATCCTCGCTTCGCGTATGACAAGCGGACAGCCGATGACCTCCATTGGCTATGAGCTGATTGTCATCTCTGCCTGTGTGTTAGGCGGCGTTTCCCTGAAGGGCGGCATCGGAAAAATCTCATATGTGGTGGCGGGCGTCCTGATCCTGGGTACCGTTGAGAATGCGATGAACCTGTTGAACATTTCGCCTTTCGCCCAGTACGTCGTGCGCGGTCTGATCCTGCTGGCAGCGGTGATCTTCGACCGTTACAAACAAAAAGCGAAACGTACAATCTGA
- the otsB gene encoding trehalose-phosphatase, with translation MAEPLTVTPEQSAHYAYFFDLDGTLAELKPHPDQVVIPPTILQMLHHLAECNAGALALISGRSMVELDALANPWRFPLAGVHGAERRDINGKMHIVHLPSAIERDISVQLHTALRHLPGTEIETKGMAFALHYRQAPEHEAALQALALRITQTWPQLALQQGKCVVEIKPKGTNKGEAIAAFMQEAPFAGRVPVFLGDDLTDETGFRVVNKAGGISVKVGEGETQAQWRLAGVPDVWRWLESVYAAQQEKNTNDRRDGNESFSRSI, from the coding sequence GTGGCAGAACCGTTAACCGTAACCCCTGAACAGTCCGCGCACTATGCTTATTTTTTTGATCTCGATGGAACCCTTGCAGAGCTCAAGCCGCATCCAGACCAGGTGGTGATTCCTCCCACGATCCTTCAGATGCTCCATCATCTTGCAGAATGCAACGCAGGGGCTCTGGCATTGATTTCAGGGCGCTCAATGGTTGAACTTGATGCGTTGGCTAACCCATGGCGCTTTCCACTGGCAGGCGTGCATGGGGCTGAACGCCGTGACATCAATGGGAAAATGCATATCGTACATCTCCCTTCGGCAATAGAACGCGATATCAGCGTGCAGTTACATACGGCGCTGAGGCATCTGCCAGGAACGGAGATTGAGACCAAAGGAATGGCGTTTGCGCTGCATTACCGACAGGCACCCGAGCATGAGGCCGCGCTACAGGCGCTGGCGCTGCGTATCACGCAAACCTGGCCGCAGCTTGCGCTTCAGCAAGGGAAGTGTGTTGTCGAAATTAAACCGAAAGGCACCAACAAAGGTGAAGCCATAGCCGCGTTTATGCAGGAAGCACCGTTTGCCGGGCGGGTCCCTGTTTTCCTGGGGGACGATCTGACCGATGAGACGGGGTTTCGTGTGGTGAACAAGGCGGGTGGTATTTCAGTGAAGGTTGGAGAGGGGGAGACGCAGGCACAATGGCGATTAGCCGGGGTGCCAGATGTCTGGCGCTGGCTGGAGTCTGTTTACGCTGCACAACAAGAAAAAAACACGAATGACAGGAGAGATGGCAATGAGTCGTTTAGTCGTAGTATCTAA
- the otsA gene encoding alpha,alpha-trehalose-phosphate synthase, with the protein MSRLVVVSNRIAPPDNKTSAGGLAVGILGALKAAGGLWFGWSGELGNEDEPLKKIARGNITWASFNLSEKDHEEYYNQFSNAVLWPAFHYRLDLVNFQRTAWEGYQRVNAQLADKLLPLLKDDDILWIHDYHLLPFASELRKRGVNNRVGFFLHIPFPTPEIFNALPSSEILLEQMCDFDLLGFQTENDRQAFLDSLSSLTRVSSCDTQNHTAWGKHFHTAVYPIGIEPKEIARQASGPLPPKLAQLKAELKNLKNIFSVERLDYSKGLPERFQAYEALLEKFPQHHGKIRYTQIAPTSRGDVQAYQDIRHQLETEAGRINGKYGQLGWTPLFYLNQHFERKLLMKVFRASDVGLVTPLRDGMNLVAKEFVAAQDPANPGVLVLSQFAGAANELTSALLVNPYDRDEVAAALDRALTMPLAERISRHAEMLEVIVKNDINHWQEHFIRDLKTIIPRSAETLQSRKVATFPKLA; encoded by the coding sequence ATGAGTCGTTTAGTCGTAGTATCTAATCGAATAGCGCCTCCGGATAACAAAACCAGTGCGGGCGGTCTCGCCGTTGGGATACTGGGGGCGTTGAAAGCGGCAGGGGGGCTTTGGTTCGGTTGGAGTGGCGAACTGGGTAACGAGGATGAGCCATTAAAAAAGATCGCCCGGGGCAACATCACCTGGGCGTCGTTTAACCTGAGCGAAAAGGATCACGAAGAGTATTACAACCAGTTCTCTAATGCGGTGTTATGGCCGGCCTTTCACTACCGGCTAGACCTGGTAAACTTTCAGCGTACTGCCTGGGAAGGCTACCAGCGTGTGAATGCGCAACTGGCAGACAAACTCCTGCCGCTGCTGAAAGACGATGATATCCTCTGGATCCATGATTATCACCTGCTACCGTTTGCCAGCGAACTGCGCAAGCGTGGCGTGAACAACCGGGTCGGTTTCTTCCTGCATATTCCCTTTCCCACGCCGGAGATTTTTAATGCGCTGCCGTCGTCAGAAATCCTCCTTGAGCAGATGTGCGATTTTGATCTGCTGGGTTTTCAAACTGAAAACGACCGCCAGGCTTTCCTCGACAGCCTCTCCAGTCTGACAAGAGTCAGTTCCTGCGATACGCAGAACCACACGGCATGGGGGAAACACTTTCACACGGCGGTCTATCCTATCGGTATTGAACCGAAGGAGATTGCCCGCCAGGCGTCGGGACCATTACCACCCAAACTGGCTCAGTTAAAGGCTGAGTTAAAGAACCTGAAGAATATTTTTTCCGTTGAGCGACTCGATTACTCAAAAGGGCTTCCGGAGCGTTTTCAGGCCTATGAGGCGCTGCTGGAGAAATTCCCTCAGCATCATGGAAAAATCCGTTATACGCAGATTGCGCCCACTTCACGTGGCGATGTGCAGGCATACCAGGACATCCGTCATCAGCTTGAGACGGAAGCCGGACGCATTAACGGCAAATATGGGCAATTAGGCTGGACGCCGCTGTTTTATCTTAACCAGCATTTTGAACGTAAACTGTTGATGAAAGTGTTCCGTGCGTCGGATGTGGGACTGGTCACGCCCCTGCGCGACGGTATGAATCTGGTGGCGAAGGAGTTCGTTGCCGCCCAGGATCCCGCCAATCCAGGCGTTCTGGTGCTGTCGCAGTTCGCTGGCGCGGCGAATGAGCTGACCTCCGCGCTGCTCGTCAATCCTTACGATCGCGATGAAGTGGCGGCAGCGCTGGATCGCGCACTCACTATGCCGCTGGCCGAGCGTATTTCACGTCATGCTGAGATGCTGGAAGTGATTGTGAAAAACGACATCAATCACTGGCAGGAGCATTTTATCCGCGATCTAAAGACGATCATCCCTCGCAGTGCTGAAACTCTTCAGTCACGCAAAGTCGCGACCTTTCCTAAGCTGGCCTGA
- the uspC gene encoding universal stress protein UspC: MSYTHILVAVAVTPESQQLLAKAVSIARPVNARISLITLASDPELYNQFAAPMLEDLRAVMHEETNDFLEKLGKDAGYPIEQTFITYGELSEHILDVCRKHDVDLVICGNHNHSFFSRASCSAKSVVSSSLVDVLLVPLEGD, encoded by the coding sequence ATGAGCTACACCCACATTCTTGTTGCCGTGGCTGTGACCCCGGAAAGCCAACAACTCCTGGCAAAAGCCGTCTCCATTGCCCGTCCCGTCAACGCCCGGATAAGCCTTATCACCCTCGCCTCTGACCCTGAGTTATACAACCAATTTGCCGCCCCTATGCTGGAAGATTTACGTGCGGTGATGCATGAAGAAACAAATGATTTTCTTGAGAAATTGGGGAAAGATGCTGGTTACCCGATAGAACAGACCTTCATTACCTACGGCGAGTTAAGCGAACATATTCTGGACGTGTGCCGCAAGCACGATGTGGATCTGGTCATCTGCGGCAACCATAACCATAGCTTCTTTTCGCGAGCGTCCTGCTCGGCGAAAAGTGTGGTGAGCTCAAGCCTGGTGGATGTCCTGCTGGTCCCGCTTGAAGGTGATTAA
- the flhD gene encoding flagellar transcriptional regulator FlhD has translation MGIMHTSELLKHIYDINLSYLLLAQRLIVQDKASAMFRLGINEEMAVSLGALTLPQMVKLAETNQLVCHFRFDSHQTITRLTQDSRVDDLQQIHTGIMLSTRLLSDVNQADETARKKRA, from the coding sequence ATGGGAATAATGCATACATCCGAGTTGCTGAAACACATTTATGACATCAACTTGTCATATTTACTCCTTGCACAGCGTCTAATCGTTCAGGACAAAGCGTCCGCTATGTTTCGTCTCGGGATCAATGAGGAAATGGCGGTCTCACTGGGGGCGCTGACCCTTCCACAAATGGTAAAACTGGCAGAAACGAATCAGCTTGTGTGTCATTTCCGTTTCGACAGTCATCAAACCATTACTCGTCTGACTCAGGATTCCAGAGTGGACGATCTCCAGCAAATTCATACCGGTATCATGCTGTCCACTCGTCTGTTAAGTGATGTCAATCAGGCTGATGAAACCGCGCGTAAGAAAAGGGCCTGA
- the flhC gene encoding flagellar transcriptional regulator FlhC gives MSEKSIVQEARDIQLAMELITLGARLQMLESETQLSRGRLIKLYKELRGSPPPKGMLPFSTDWFMTWEQNIHASMFCNAWQFLLKTGLCSGVDAVIKAYRLYLEQCPQGEQGPLLALTRAWTLVRFVESGLLQLSSCNCCGGNFITHAHQPAGSFACSLCQPPSRAVKRRKLSQDAADIIPQLLDEQIEQAV, from the coding sequence ATGAGTGAAAAAAGCATTGTTCAGGAAGCTCGTGATATCCAGTTAGCGATGGAATTGATCACACTGGGTGCCCGTTTGCAAATGCTGGAAAGCGAAACGCAGTTAAGTCGCGGTCGCCTCATCAAGCTCTACAAAGAACTTCGTGGCAGTCCGCCGCCGAAAGGTATGCTGCCGTTTTCCACTGACTGGTTTATGACCTGGGAGCAAAATATTCATGCTTCCATGTTCTGTAATGCCTGGCAGTTCTTGCTAAAAACGGGTCTGTGCAGTGGCGTTGATGCCGTGATTAAGGCGTATCGGCTGTACCTCGAGCAGTGTCCGCAGGGTGAACAGGGACCACTGCTGGCGTTGACTCGTGCGTGGACGCTGGTGCGTTTTGTAGAAAGTGGACTGCTTCAGTTATCGAGCTGCAACTGCTGTGGCGGTAATTTCATTACTCATGCTCACCAACCTGCGGGTAGTTTTGCCTGCAGTTTATGCCAGCCGCCTTCCCGTGCGGTAAAAAGACGTAAACTTTCCCAGGATGCTGCCGATATTATTCCACAACTGCTGGATGAACAGATCGAACAGGCTGTTTAA
- the motA gene encoding flagellar motor stator protein MotA, translated as MLILLGYLVVIGTVFGGYVMTGGNLGALYQPAEFVIIGGAGIGAFIVGNNGKAIKGTLKALPLLFRRSKYTKAMYMDLLALLYRLMAKSRQQGMFSLERDIENPKESEIFASYPRILADPVMLEFIVDYLRLIISGNMNTFEIEALMDEEIETHESESEVPANSLALMGDSLPAFGIVAAVMGVVHALASADRPAAELGSLIAHAMVGTFLGILLAYGFISPLASVLRQKSAETSKMMQCVKITLLSNLNGYAPPIAVEFGRKTLYSSERPSFIELEEHVRAVKNPNPQQTTTEGA; from the coding sequence GTGCTTATCTTATTAGGTTACCTGGTGGTTATTGGTACAGTTTTCGGTGGTTACGTGATGACCGGCGGAAACCTGGGGGCACTCTATCAACCGGCTGAATTTGTCATCATCGGTGGCGCGGGAATAGGGGCATTTATCGTGGGCAACAACGGTAAAGCCATCAAGGGGACGCTGAAAGCGTTGCCGTTACTGTTTCGCCGTTCGAAATACACCAAAGCGATGTATATGGATCTGCTGGCGCTGCTCTATCGCCTGATGGCTAAGTCTCGCCAGCAGGGAATGTTCTCGCTTGAGCGCGATATCGAGAACCCAAAAGAGAGTGAGATTTTTGCCAGCTACCCGCGTATCCTGGCCGATCCGGTGATGCTGGAGTTCATCGTCGATTACCTGCGCCTGATCATCAGCGGCAACATGAATACCTTCGAAATTGAAGCGCTGATGGACGAAGAGATTGAGACGCATGAAAGCGAATCGGAAGTGCCGGCCAACAGCCTGGCTCTGATGGGGGATTCACTGCCGGCGTTTGGTATCGTTGCCGCGGTAATGGGTGTGGTACATGCGCTTGCGTCAGCGGACCGACCCGCCGCAGAGCTCGGTTCACTGATTGCCCACGCGATGGTAGGGACATTCCTCGGCATTCTGCTGGCCTACGGTTTTATTTCGCCGCTCGCCAGCGTCCTGCGCCAGAAGAGCGCGGAAACCAGCAAAATGATGCAGTGCGTGAAGATCACATTACTGTCGAATCTGAACGGTTACGCCCCGCCGATCGCCGTCGAGTTTGGACGTAAAACACTGTATTCCAGCGAACGTCCGTCGTTCATTGAACTGGAAGAGCATGTTCGCGCAGTGAAAAATCCGAATCCGCAACAGACGACGACTGAGGGCGCATGA
- the motB gene encoding flagellar motor protein MotB, with protein MKNRSHPIVVVKRRKHKGHGGGAHGSWKIAYADFMTAMMAFFLVMWLISISSPKELIQIAEYFRTPLATAVTGGNRISNSQSPIPGGGDDFTQQQGEVNKQPNIDELKKRMEQNRLSKLRGDLDQLIESDPKLRALRPHLKIDLVQEGLRIQIIDSQNRPMFKTGSAEVEPYMRDILRAIAPVLNGIPNRISLSGHTDDFPYASGEKGYSNWELSADRANASRRELVQGGLDDGKVLRVVGMAATMRMSDRGPDDAINRRISLLVLNKQSEQAILHENAESQNEPVSVLQQPEASPQVSVPTSPPANPR; from the coding sequence ATGAAGAATCGGTCTCATCCTATCGTCGTCGTTAAACGGCGCAAACATAAGGGACATGGCGGCGGCGCACACGGATCGTGGAAGATTGCTTACGCTGACTTTATGACCGCCATGATGGCCTTTTTTCTGGTGATGTGGCTCATTTCTATCTCCAGCCCTAAAGAACTGATTCAGATTGCCGAATATTTCCGTACCCCGCTGGCAACGGCGGTGACGGGAGGGAATCGAATTTCCAACAGCCAGAGTCCGATTCCCGGCGGTGGCGACGACTTCACTCAGCAACAGGGTGAAGTGAACAAGCAGCCGAACATCGATGAACTGAAAAAACGTATGGAACAAAATCGCCTGAGCAAGCTGCGCGGCGACCTCGATCAGCTCATCGAATCGGATCCTAAACTGCGGGCGTTGCGTCCTCACCTGAAGATTGACCTGGTACAGGAAGGGCTGCGTATTCAGATTATCGACAGCCAGAATCGCCCGATGTTTAAGACCGGCAGCGCCGAGGTTGAGCCGTACATGCGTGACATCCTGCGGGCGATCGCGCCAGTGCTGAATGGTATTCCAAACCGTATCAGCTTGTCCGGGCATACCGACGATTTCCCTTACGCGAGCGGTGAAAAGGGCTACAGCAACTGGGAACTTTCTGCCGATCGCGCCAATGCGTCGCGGCGCGAACTGGTGCAAGGCGGTCTGGATGACGGAAAAGTATTACGGGTGGTCGGCATGGCCGCCACGATGCGCATGAGCGATCGCGGTCCGGATGATGCCATCAACCGCCGAATCAGTCTGTTGGTGCTGAACAAACAGTCCGAGCAGGCCATTTTGCATGAAAACGCTGAAAGCCAGAACGAGCCGGTAAGTGTATTACAACAGCCTGAGGCCAGTCCGCAGGTAAGCGTTCCCACATCGCCACCAGCCAATCCGAGGTGA
- the cheA gene encoding chemotaxis protein CheA encodes MSMDISDFYQTFFDEADELLADMEQHLLDLVPEAPDSEQLNAIFRAAHSIKGGAGTFGFTILQETTHLMENLLDEARRGEMQLNTAIINLFLETKDIMQEQLDAYKSSEEPDAASFEYICTALRQLALEAKGETAPAVVANARLSVVDNTAPEEVVAAQEEKLRIVLSRLKANEVALLEEELGNLTTLSDVVKGADSLAATLDGDIAEDDVIAVLCFVIEADQIAFEKVVTATAPVVQAEVADPVAVEQSVVAVPAVSAVAGEAQTGRAEREKPARANESTSIRVAVEKVDQLINLVGELVITQSMLAQRSNELDPVNHGDLITSMGQLQRNARDLQESVMSIRMMPMEYVFSRFPRLVRDLAGKLGKQVELTLVGSSTELDKSLIERIIDPLTHLVRNSLDHGIELPEKRMESGKNVVGNLILSAEHQGGNICIEVTDDGAGLNRERILAKAISQGMAVNENMTDDEVGMLIFAPGFSTAEQVTDVSGRGVGMDVVKRNIQEMGGHVEIQSKQGTGTTIRILLPLTLAILDGMSVRVADEVFILPLNAVMESLQPRDDDLHPLAGGERVLEVRGEYLPLVELWKVFEVEGAKTEATQGIVVILQSGGRRYALLVDQLIGQHQVVVKNLESNYRKVPGISAATILGDGSVALIVDVSALQGLNREQRMAITAA; translated from the coding sequence GTGAGCATGGATATAAGCGATTTTTATCAGACTTTTTTTGATGAAGCTGACGAGTTGTTGGCTGACATGGAGCAACATCTGCTCGATCTGGTGCCCGAAGCGCCGGATTCCGAGCAACTGAATGCCATATTTCGTGCAGCGCACTCCATCAAAGGGGGAGCCGGCACTTTCGGCTTTACCATTTTGCAGGAAACCACCCATCTGATGGAGAACCTGCTGGATGAAGCGCGTCGCGGTGAGATGCAGCTCAATACCGCCATTATCAACCTGTTTTTGGAAACGAAAGATATTATGCAGGAACAGCTCGATGCCTATAAAAGTTCGGAAGAACCGGACGCCGCCAGCTTCGAATACATCTGCACGGCATTACGCCAGTTAGCGCTGGAAGCGAAAGGTGAAACCGCGCCGGCGGTGGTGGCAAATGCCCGACTGAGCGTGGTCGACAACACGGCGCCTGAAGAGGTTGTTGCAGCCCAGGAAGAGAAGTTGCGCATTGTTCTCTCGCGCCTGAAGGCCAATGAAGTGGCGCTGCTGGAAGAAGAACTGGGCAATCTGACCACCTTATCTGATGTGGTCAAAGGCGCAGACAGCCTTGCGGCAACGCTTGACGGCGACATTGCAGAAGACGACGTTATCGCCGTGCTGTGCTTTGTGATTGAAGCCGATCAGATTGCCTTTGAGAAAGTGGTAACCGCGACGGCACCTGTGGTGCAGGCGGAAGTGGCTGACCCGGTTGCCGTCGAACAATCTGTCGTCGCGGTTCCTGCGGTGAGCGCGGTTGCGGGTGAAGCGCAAACCGGACGCGCAGAGCGGGAAAAACCGGCGCGCGCGAATGAATCCACCAGCATTCGTGTGGCGGTGGAGAAGGTCGATCAGCTTATCAACCTGGTCGGTGAACTGGTGATCACCCAGTCAATGCTGGCTCAGCGTTCGAATGAACTCGACCCGGTGAATCACGGCGATCTCATCACCAGCATGGGTCAGTTACAACGTAACGCCCGCGATCTGCAGGAATCGGTGATGTCGATTCGTATGATGCCGATGGAGTACGTGTTCAGTCGTTTCCCGCGTCTGGTACGCGATCTGGCGGGCAAACTCGGCAAGCAGGTTGAACTGACGCTGGTCGGCAGCTCGACAGAACTCGACAAGAGTCTGATTGAACGCATCATCGATCCGTTAACTCACCTGGTGCGTAACAGCCTCGACCACGGTATCGAACTGCCGGAAAAACGCATGGAATCCGGTAAGAATGTGGTGGGTAATCTGATCCTGTCGGCGGAGCATCAGGGTGGCAATATCTGCATCGAAGTGACCGATGACGGGGCCGGACTGAACCGCGAACGCATTCTGGCGAAGGCCATTTCCCAGGGGATGGCGGTCAATGAAAACATGACCGATGACGAAGTGGGAATGCTGATTTTTGCGCCTGGCTTCTCGACCGCCGAGCAGGTTACCGACGTTTCCGGACGCGGCGTGGGCATGGACGTGGTGAAACGTAACATCCAGGAGATGGGCGGCCATGTTGAAATCCAGTCGAAACAGGGAACCGGCACCACCATCCGCATTTTGCTGCCGCTGACGCTGGCTATCCTCGACGGTATGTCCGTCCGCGTGGCCGATGAAGTCTTTATTCTGCCGCTGAATGCGGTGATGGAATCCCTGCAGCCGCGTGACGATGATCTGCACCCGTTAGCCGGAGGCGAGCGCGTGCTGGAAGTGCGCGGCGAATATTTGCCGCTGGTTGAGTTGTGGAAAGTCTTCGAAGTGGAAGGGGCAAAAACCGAGGCCACCCAGGGCATCGTGGTGATCCTGCAAAGCGGCGGTCGCCGTTACGCACTGCTGGTGGATCAGTTGATTGGTCAGCACCAGGTGGTGGTAAAAAACCTGGAGAGCAATTATCGCAAAGTGCCGGGTATCTCAGCCGCCACGATTCTGGGCGATGGCAGCGTCGCGCTGATTGTGGATGTCTCCGCCCTGCAGGGTTTAAATCGCGAACAACGTATGGCGATCACCGCCGCCTGA
- the cheW gene encoding chemotaxis protein CheW: MTGMTNVSKLAGEPSGQEFLVFTLGDEEYGIDILKVQEIRGYDQVTRIANTPSFIKGVTNLRGVIVPIVDLRVKFCQGDVDYNDNTVVIVLNLGQRVVGIVVDGVSDVLSLTAEQIRPAPEFAVTLSTEYLTGLGALGDRMLILVNIEKLLNSDEMALLDMAASHVA; the protein is encoded by the coding sequence ATGACCGGTATGACAAATGTAAGCAAACTGGCCGGCGAGCCGTCAGGTCAGGAATTCCTGGTGTTTACGCTGGGAGATGAAGAATACGGCATCGACATCCTGAAAGTGCAGGAGATCCGTGGTTACGATCAGGTCACGCGCATTGCCAACACGCCTTCCTTTATCAAAGGGGTAACGAACCTGCGCGGCGTGATTGTGCCGATTGTCGATTTGCGCGTGAAGTTCTGCCAGGGCGATGTCGACTATAACGATAACACCGTGGTGATTGTGCTTAATCTGGGACAGCGCGTGGTGGGGATCGTTGTGGATGGCGTGTCTGATGTGCTGTCACTGACCGCGGAGCAAATTCGCCCGGCACCGGAATTTGCCGTGACCCTGTCGACGGAATATCTGACCGGACTTGGCGCGCTGGGCGACCGGATGCTGATCCTGGTGAACATTGAGAAACTGTTGAACAGTGACGAAATGGCGCTGTTGGATATGGCCGCTTCTCACGTTGCATAA
- a CDS encoding cation:dicarboxylase symporter family transporter codes for MANANKLTIFIVIFMLAGILSGAVIHSYTSESVIVAWSDNITLLTDIFLRLIKMVIAPLVFSTLTVGIMRLGETSTIGRVGGKAMIWFISSSILSILVGLFIVTLEQPGSGLNLAIPKEAVDTGLAVGGMSLKGFLSHTIPTSIVGAMANNEILQIVVFSMFFGIGGASLGEKFNAPLVAALDVVSHIMLKVTGYVMYVAPLAIFAAISSVIATEGLGILLNYASFIGGYYVAILMTCLVLLAVGYLVLKKEVFRLVSMLKDPVLVAFTTSSSEAAYPKTLEQLTTFGCSRNIVSFVLPIGYSFNLVGSMVYCSFASMFIAQAYNIHLSFAEISVLMLTLMLASKGIAGVPRSALVVLAATIPSFNIPVAGILLLMGIDHFLDMGRSAINVLGNGIATAMLAQNEGLLEERDEEEVSQKVEA; via the coding sequence GTGGCAAATGCAAATAAGCTCACGATATTTATCGTGATTTTCATGCTGGCAGGCATTCTGTCAGGTGCGGTTATTCACTCGTATACATCCGAAAGCGTTATTGTCGCCTGGTCGGATAACATCACGCTTCTCACCGACATCTTCTTACGTCTGATTAAAATGGTCATCGCCCCTCTGGTGTTCAGCACCCTGACCGTAGGCATTATGCGTCTTGGCGAAACGTCCACCATCGGGCGTGTAGGCGGCAAAGCGATGATCTGGTTCATTAGCTCCTCCATCCTCTCCATTCTGGTGGGCCTGTTTATTGTTACCCTGGAACAACCCGGCAGCGGACTCAATCTGGCTATCCCGAAAGAAGCGGTCGATACCGGCCTCGCCGTTGGCGGAATGAGCCTGAAAGGCTTCCTGTCGCATACTATTCCCACCAGCATTGTCGGCGCGATGGCCAATAACGAAATTTTGCAGATTGTGGTGTTCTCAATGTTTTTCGGGATTGGCGGCGCGTCGCTGGGCGAAAAATTCAATGCCCCGCTGGTAGCCGCGCTGGACGTGGTGTCCCACATCATGCTGAAAGTGACCGGCTACGTGATGTACGTCGCGCCGCTGGCGATTTTTGCCGCCATCTCCTCGGTGATCGCCACCGAAGGGTTGGGTATTTTGCTCAACTACGCCTCGTTCATTGGCGGCTATTACGTTGCCATTCTGATGACCTGTCTGGTATTGCTGGCGGTGGGGTATCTGGTACTGAAGAAAGAGGTGTTTCGCCTGGTCAGTATGCTCAAGGATCCGGTGCTGGTAGCCTTTACCACCAGCAGTTCAGAAGCGGCCTATCCAAAAACGCTGGAGCAACTCACAACGTTTGGCTGCTCGCGCAACATCGTCTCTTTCGTGCTCCCCATTGGCTACTCCTTCAACCTGGTCGGCTCAATGGTCTACTGCTCTTTTGCCTCGATGTTTATCGCTCAGGCCTACAATATCCACCTGTCGTTTGCCGAGATCAGCGTCCTGATGCTCACGCTGATGCTGGCGTCAAAGGGCATTGCCGGCGTCCCGCGCTCCGCGTTGGTCGTGCTGGCGGCAACGATTCCGAGCTTCAATATTCCGGTCGCCGGGATTTTGCTGCTGATGGGTATCGACCATTTTCTCGACATGGGCCGTTCCGCTATCAATGTGTTAGGTAACGGTATTGCCACAGCGATGCTGGCGCAAAATGAAGGTTTGCTGGAAGAGCGTGATGAGGAAGAAGTGTCGCAGAAGGTCGAAGCATAA